The Arachis ipaensis cultivar K30076 chromosome B03, Araip1.1, whole genome shotgun sequence region ACAACAATTTGGGGACGATTGATTTGGGCAGAATGAGAGAGGGATTATATGTCTTTGAATCCAATTTCGATAAAAATTCATCCACTACACACTCCATAAATTTCATCCAATCTCCACCCATTACACCTTCAAATATATGGCATTTTCGTTTAGGACACCTTTTTGGACAAAGACTTAATCATTTATATAaagatttttcttttatctttatgcATCATGACGAGGCTTGTGATATTTATCATCtttctaaacaaaagaaactttcattttctcaaagttttaacaaagtcaattcaaattttgatttattacattttgatatttggggtccgttttgacaaaattctattcataatcataaatatttttttactattgttgatgattttagccGCTTTACAtgagttattttattaaaatcaaaagaagtataaaatcatgtaaaaaaatttattacctTAGTTGAAACACAATTCAACTCTAAAGTCAAAACTATTCGTTTCGATAATGGACCGGAatttattttacatgatttttatgcttcaaatggcattattcatcaacgtagttgtgttgaaactcctcaacaaaatagaAGGGTAGAACGCAAGCATAAACATATTTTTAATATAGCTCATGTtcttatgtttcaatctaatttaccatCATCTTTTTGGTTTTATGCTGTTAAACATGCTATTTTTTTACTTAATAGAGTTCCATCATccgcaattaattttaaaacaccatTTGAAATTTTATTCAATCATCCACCAAATTATTATGACCTTAAAGTTTTTGGatgcttatgttttgtttctacCCTAATGGCAAACagatcaaaatttgatccaagagccaAAAAGGCTGTGTTTATTGGCTTTCAACATGGTTTTAAAGGATATATTGTTTATGTTTTAGAAGATAAAAGAATTGAAatttccagaaatgtaattttttatgaaATAATCTTGCCCTTACTCACTAAAAATGTCCAATTTCATACACTCAACCCAACATTGCCAAACACACATTCTCAAAAACAAGATTCAGTTAGTCTTCCAATTGAATCCTCACCTATACCCATTGACCCAACtccatctaattttttattttctccaacAACCTCTCCTTCTTCCTCACTATCGTTTCCTAATCAAGTTGAACCCATGACCACCGAATCACTTTCAACACACATCCATCTCTCCTTCTGCACTAGATACCGGTCCACCATCACCTCCTCATCCCCCGTCACCTTCTTCACCACCTGAGCAATCCCATCCTTGTCATTCCGACCGGCCGCACCGACCTCCAGCATATCTCTCTGACTACTTGTGTAATTCCTCTCTCATCTCTACAAATCAATCTCCCTCAAAGTACAAGTATCTTTTATCTTCAGTtatgtctttttcttctctttcatcttcacATAAAAAGTTTCTTTCATCTCTACATTCTGACGTTGAGGCAAAGTCTTTTAAGGACGCTAATCAACACTCTAATTAGCGTAGTGCTATGAAAGATGAGCTGGATGCTCTTGAGCTGAACAAAACTTGGCATCTTGTTGATTGTCCTGTAGGCGTTAAGTTGGTTGGCTGTAAATGGGTCTATCGCATCAAACGCAAGCCTGATAGTTCAGTTGATCAATATAAAGCACGCCTTGTGGCTAAAGGATTCACTCAGACTGAAGGTGTTGATTTCTTAGAAACTTTCTCCCCTGTTGTCAAGCCTGCCACCATCAGATTAGTTTTGGCATTGGCCTCTATAAATCATTGGCCCATACATCAGTTGGATGTTAATAATGCTTTCTTACATGGGGATCTTTATGAGAATGTTTATATGACTCTGCCACCCGTATTTACATCTCCTCGACTGAATCAATGCTGCAAGCTACTAAAGTCATTGTATGGTTTATGACAATCTAGTCGTATGTGGTATGACAAACTTTCTCATCTTTTACTATCTCATTGATATCAGCAGACCTTATTTGATTATAGTCTATTTGTTAAATTCGCCGGTGCTCAAATTTCTATCCTTCTAGTCTATGTTGACAACATTATTCTCACTAGTAATTCTATTTCTGAACTTGCTGCCATTAAATCTATTTTGCACCAACACTTCTGAATTAAAGACTTGGacccattaaaatattttttaggtaTTGAGGTTGCTCAATCAGTGAAGAAAATTTGCTTATCTCAGAAAAAATATTGTCTTGATCTTTTGGAGGATTCTGGTTTATTAGGTGCTAAGCCTGCCTCTGTTCCAATGGATAGTACCACAAGACTATATCAAGGCAAAAGTCCCCTGCTATCTGACCCATTTGTATATCACCGTTTGGTTGGGCATCTTATCTATCTCATCACTACTCGACCGAATATCATGTATGTCACTCAACAATTAAGTTAATTTATGACATTTCCTACTGCATTTCATCTTCAAGCTACTAAGCATGTGTTATGATATTTGAAAACTAGCCCCGACAAAGGACTTTTTTTTAAGAGAATCAGAAATTCAGCTTCTCGGCTTCAGTGACTTTGATTGGGCCAGATGTCCTGACACTCGACGATCTTTAACAGGTTATTGTTTCTTTTTAGGCAGTTCTTTAGTCTCTTGGAAGACCAAGAAACAAACTACCGTTGTCCGCTCATCCACTGAAGCAGAATATCGTGCACTTGCTAACACAActtgtgaacttcaatggatactaAAAGTGTTGCTATTTTTACGCATCTCTCCTATCCGCCCAccagttttatattgtgataatcagAGTGCTCTTCATATTGCTGCTAACCCGGTTTTTCATGAACGGACCAAACATTTAGAGGTTGATTGTCACTTGGTTCGACAAAAAGCTCAAACTAGAGTGATGAAACTTCTCCGTATTCCCTCTTCTGGACAGCTAGCTAGCTGACATTTTCACCAAGCCTTTGTCTTCTCAACACTTCCATCTTAATttgaataagtttggtgttcttgacatctttcatcctccAGCTTACGGGGGCGTATTAAACCACTCTTCTACCTTAGCCTataacaacaataaagaagtctcacggcccacaaattcagcctaACAGAATATACAAATTCAGTTATAATTTAAGTCTTAATTATTAGAGAAAATTTCACTCCCCTCCCCTatgagatgctaaaatgacactcccctcccctctattttataaatatacatttttctctcttctaacttttaaaaaaccttttttaattcattttaaactttttgtgttaactaatgttaactttatccattttttaagaaaaaataaattattgttttaaaaaatacccattaacaaaaattatttttttaaagaataatttattttttttaaaaaatggataaagttaatattagttaacataaaaaatttaaaatgaattaaagaggaggttttttaaaagttagaagggaagagaatgtacatttataaaatagaggagaGGGGAGTGTCATTTTAGTATTTCGCAGGGGAGAGAAGTAAAATTTTCTctaattattatcttatctttattttttttttggaattaaaACACGCTCAACACAGCACAGTGGAGCAACTAGAGTCAAGAACATAAGTAAATCTCAAATTACAAACATTACTAACAATCCCAAGAGTGGTATCAACCTCTCGTCATCTTCGGTattgccatcaacaactaaaGGGAGCACCACCAAGCCACTCGTCAGAGAACATGAAGGACTTGTTGATTATTTTGACGACTCCTGAGCCATGATTATTGAAAACTCGATCATTCCTCAGCCAtgattatcttatctttatttgcttttatctttcataggccaatgttctatatatatatttagttttaccttcatagttcatttttttaatcaatcaacaatcaataaaatttcttcatcttttcttttctttccttattctttcacaattttattatttttgcatactctttatgtactctttccgttttattatcttttttgttACGCTCTTAAAATTCATTCACTTCTAATTTTTTAGAACTAATCTCAAATTTTTAATTGGGGATGTTCTTCTTATTCATATTTCTTAATCAAATTTCTTATTTCAAAGGtattctttaattcttgtttttatttaattttctatgAAGGATGAAAATCATTTAATAAATACATAACTGTTCATCTCATCTCACCATTTGATGTTTAGGATGAAATTGGGTGGATGTTGACAACAAATTTTAGGAATTTTACGGTTCAAATATTTGTCTAGGATCAACACAGAGATTAATTGTGTTACCGTTACTTTCCATATTCAAGTCATTATAGGTAAAATTAGTTTCTTTATCCTAAAAATATTATTTCAAGAgttatgtgtttttttttataaataatttgtgATCCTTCCATGtgaatcctaattttttttttttcttttttgatttctaatttttcCTCCTTTGCTGTCATTCCTATACACATATAAAGATGTgagttttgttttttttaaaataccaatctttatttttcaaacaatctatatatctatatttcacgagaattaaataaataaaagtaaaagatatATTTGAAGAAAGAAATTTggttaaaaaggaagaagaagaaaaagaacgtACCAAATTTATCATTTAGGGATAATACgcagaaaaaattaaaacaaaaaattaaaaaggtgAACTATGAAACACTTTTGGAGCAAAGTAATCAAAGTATAATATTAATAGACTTAGATATAAAATTATTTGCTTATTTACTTAATAGTTtaattttttgagaaaaaaaaaaagtaattcatGAAATATGATATCCAAAATACTTATGAGTAAGAATTTTAGATTCTAGAGTTTGATACTTAACTCCAATATGTTTGAATAAAAGTTAAATTTATATCCGTCTATATAACTACTAAATATTAAGTAAAGATGTTGTAGAAATATATACAAATGAAGGAGTGGATTATGAAACTGgtgattgttgatgattataCTCTTATCCATTATTCTTTGTCTTTATGTATAATCAACAATTTCGAAAAAGACATCTTTTCCTTTTAAGTCCTCACACATTTGGGACAGAACTTATTTGGAAATATCACTTCATGTAAATCCAAATCGACCTTTCAATCTGAGCTGGAAGGATAAGGAATGCTTTGGATTAAACTTGAACGACTTTGAAGCATTAGGGCCAGAAGTCACTATCATGTTTATTAAAAAATCGTACAAAGCATCCTTCTGTTGCATCAAGAAATCATGGCATAGTCCCCACCACACTATATTATAGCAAAGCTTTCTTAGTCCTGATGAAATTGATTAAGCGTGATAATCAAAGTGTTCTAGGAAAAGATCTATGATGATGTGATATAAAGTTCTTACCCCATATAACCATTAACTAATTTAGGATTCACAAACATTGCCACCACTTTAGAATTTCAATTCATCGTTTAGACGAATGACACCAATTTGGTGGTGACCCTTAAACTTTTTCTGGTCGCAGTTGTTTTCTTAGACAGCGACCAAcccaaaaaaaattttacaaaaaaaaaatatatatatatatataataaaatttaagtatagatatattttttttatttctcatNNNNNNNNNNNNNNNNNNNNNNNNNNNNNNNNNNNNNNNNNNNNNNNNNNNNNNNNNNNNNNNNNNNNNNNNNNNNNNNNNNNNNNNNNNNNNNNNNNNNNNNNNNNNNNNNNNNNNNNNNNNNNNNNNNNNNNNNNNNNNNNNNNNNNNNNNNNNNNNNNNNNNNNNNNNNNNNNNNNNNNNNNNNNNNNNNNNNNNNNNNNNNNNNNNNNNNNNNNNNNNNNNNNNNNNNNNNNNNNNNNNNNNNNNNNNNNNNNNNNNNNNNNNGGG contains the following coding sequences:
- the LOC107632629 gene encoding uncharacterized protein LOC107632629, which produces MKDELDALELNKTWHLVDCPVGVKLVGCKWVYRIKRKPDSSVDQYKARLVAKGFTQTEGVDFLETFSPVVKPATIRLVLALASINHWPIHQLDVNNAFLHGDLYENVYMTLPPVFTSPRLNQCCKLLKSLYGL